DNA sequence from the Candidatus Aminicenantes bacterium genome:
TGCTGGCCGCTAATGGAGCAGAAATAATGATCGCGGAAATGTCCGATCTGGAAGTGCTTGCCCTGACAGCGGCCGGCGACCAGGGGGCTTTTTCCGATCTGGTCAAGCGCTACCAGGACAAGGTGTTCGGCATGGCCTACCGCTATGCCCGCGACCGCCAGGACGCCGAGGAGCTGGCCCAGGAAATTTTCCTCAAGGTCTGGCAGCATGCCCGGACATTCAAGGGGCGATCCGCATTTGCCACCTGGCTCTACCGTTTGGCGGTCAACACTTGCCTGAATTACCGGCAAAAGAAAAAAATCGTGCCTGAGCCGTTGCCCCTGCTTGGCGACTTTGCGGCTGAAACCAATTCGGCTGGCTCGGAGATCATCGCCCAGGAGCGGCAAAACCTTCTGGACAAGGCCATGGATACTTTGCCGGCCCGGCAGAAGATGGCCCTCATCCTGGCCAATTTCGAGGGGAAATCCTACGAAGAGATCGCAGGCCTCATGGAGGTTTCTATCTCAGCGGTCGAAACACTGCTTTTCAGGGCCCGGCAGAACCTGGCCGCTATGTTGCGGCCGCTGAAAAAAAAAGGTGAATTGTGAGCGCAAGTTTTTTATGCGGGGTTTGTCTAAAGGAGTGGACATGAAAATGCGTTGTAAAAAGGCAAGAAAAAACATTTCGTTGGCCCTGGACTCCCGGCTGCAAACGGCCGTCAGCGAGCGGCTGCAAGCCCACCTGGATGTTTGTCCGGCCTGCCGCGACTGGCAAAAAGGCCAGGTTTGGCTTCTGGGCTTGATGAAAACAACGCAGGCCCCGCCGCGGCCTTCTCCGGGCTTTTATGCCGTTATCCGGGATAAGATAAACAACCCCCATGGCCAAAAGAGATATTTCACCTTCTCGCCCTCCTCATTCAGACCGGCGCTACTGCGTGCGGCCATGCTGCTGATCATGGTTTTTTCGGCTTGGGTCGGCCTTTCCCTGGGCAATCGCCTGGATGCCCCGGCGGCCGCCGAGACTGCTGACGCGGTTTTCAAGCAGACGATGAACCTGGACGTTTTCGCCGACCTGCCCGCCGACTCGTTCGGGGCGGTTTATGAGCGCCTGCTGCAGGGAGAACTCCAGTGAAGAAAAGGATCTGGATCGTTCTGCTGGTGGTCTCGCTGGGAATCAACATCGGCTTTTTACTGCACTGGTTCTGGCCCAAAAATGTCTCCGGCTATTCGCCGGGAAAGGGCCAAGCGCAATTCGGCTGGCATGCCGGTCCGATGCGGCGCGGCCTCGGCCTGGATTCCAATCAAGCCCGTCTCATGGAAAACGAGCGCCGGCAGGTCCTGGCCCAGGCGCAACCGCTGCAGGAGCAGCTGCGCTTGAAAAGGCGCGAACTGTTCCTGCTGCTGAAAAGCAAAGCCGTGACCGGCGCCGAGTTGGATATCGCCTTGAACGAAATTTCCCGGCTGCAGACCGCGATCGAAAAATTTTTCATCCTGCACTCGCTTGGGCCTTTTCGTGGCCATGGTCGTGGTTCTGCCGTTGCAGGCTGCCGATGGCTGCCAGGAAAAGGCCGGCTGCGAAAAGAAGATGAAGGCCGAAGGCTGTGAGAAGAAGGATAAAGCCGAAGGCTGCGAGAAGATGAAGGGCGAAGGCTGCATGATGCTGAAAGCAATCCCCAACCTCAGCGACGAGCAGAAGGTAAAGCTGGAAAAACTGCACGCCGAACATCAGGCCGTGATGGCTGCGGCCATGGCCGAGATGCAGAAAAAATGCCAGGCCCACTGCGAGGCCGTTAAAGCGCTGCTCACCGACGAGCAGAAAGCCAAGCTTCCCGAGATGGGCGCCTGCATGAAGGGCGGCATGGGGTGCTGCATGATGATGGGCGTCAAGCACATGGAAG
Encoded proteins:
- a CDS encoding zf-HC2 domain-containing protein; the encoded protein is MKMRCKKARKNISLALDSRLQTAVSERLQAHLDVCPACRDWQKGQVWLLGLMKTTQAPPRPSPGFYAVIRDKINNPHGQKRYFTFSPSSFRPALLRAAMLLIMVFSAWVGLSLGNRLDAPAAAETADAVFKQTMNLDVFADLPADSFGAVYERLLQGELQ
- a CDS encoding sigma-70 family RNA polymerase sigma factor yields the protein LAANGAEIMIAEMSDLEVLALTAAGDQGAFSDLVKRYQDKVFGMAYRYARDRQDAEELAQEIFLKVWQHARTFKGRSAFATWLYRLAVNTCLNYRQKKKIVPEPLPLLGDFAAETNSAGSEIIAQERQNLLDKAMDTLPARQKMALILANFEGKSYEEIAGLMEVSISAVETLLFRARQNLAAMLRPLKKKGEL